Proteins found in one Brachypodium distachyon strain Bd21 chromosome 5, Brachypodium_distachyon_v3.0, whole genome shotgun sequence genomic segment:
- the LOC100822602 gene encoding RNA-binding motif protein, X-linked-like-3: protein MADEYDRSSYGRSGANDDEGGYSKTSEEDYGRGTGGFNKSSNDNNDGEYKNSNTNDYGGSGGYNKSGMDGASGGLKKSSTDDYGASDGYNKTSTDDYSASGDYNKSSTDDFSGGHNKSSTDDYSGGGYNKPSAGGYDSGYKNSSTEDGYGGSGYKKSSTEEDSYAKSTTEESAYDKSSIEDYGSGKNTSNTDDYSGSGYNKSTTDDYGGSGYNKPGADEYSGGYNKSSTDEYTAGTGKTGSDDYQVYCFLSQSLRPDRTNELEMADEYGRSGAYGRSGTDDYETGYKKSGTDDYDGSGAGGYNKSAGDDEYSGGAGYKKSGAGADDYDGGYKKSTHEDYGRNKSATDDYDRSGAGGYKKSSGDDEYSGGGYKKSGGDEEYKKSTGDDDEYSGGGYKKSTPGGDDDESDKYRKEEKEHKRKEHLGEMGTLAAGAFAMYEKHQAKKDPENAHRHKIEEEVAAVAAVGSGGYAFHEHHEKKESREDAEEDEESGRGEGKKKHHFFG, encoded by the exons ATGGCAGACGAGTATGATCGCAGCAGCTATGGAAGGTCTGGTGCAAATGATGATGAAGGCGGGTACAGCaagactagcgaggaagaCTATGGCCGTGGTACTGGTGGGTTCAACAAATCCAGCAATGACAACAATGATGGCGAGTATAAGAACTCCAACACCAACGACTATGGTGGCAGTGGTGGCTACAACAAGTCGGGCATGGATGGTGCCAGTGGTGGCCTGAAAAAATCTAGCACCGATGACTACGGTGCCAGTGACGGCTACAACAAAACTAGTACCGATGATTACAGTGCCAGTGGTGACTACAACAAGTCCAGCACAGACGATTTCAGTGGCGGTCACAACAAATCTAGCACCGATGAttacagcggcggcggctacaaCAAACCCAGCGCTGGTGGCTATGACAGTGGATACAAGAACTCCAGCACCGAGGATGGCTATGGCGGAAGCGGCTACAAGAAATCAAGCACTGAGGAGGACTCCTACGCCAAATCGACCACCGAGGAGTCTGCCTACGACAAATCAAGCATCGAAGACTATGGCAGCGGCAAGAACACCTCCAACACTGATGACTACAGTGGCAGTGGGTACAACAAGTCCACCACTGATGACTATGGCGGCAGTGGCTACAACAAGCCAGGCGCTGATGAGTACAGTGGTGGCTACAACAAGTCCAGCACCGATGAGTATACTGCCGGGACTGGCAAGACCGGCTCTGACGATTAC caaGTGTACTGTTTTCTCTCTCAAAGTCTCAGACCCGATCGAACGAACGAACTTGAGATGGCTGACGAGTACGGCCGCAGCGGCGCCTACGGCAGGTCCGGCACCGACGACTACGAGACCGGGTACAAGAAGTCCGGCACCGACGATTacgacggcagcggcgccggcgggtacAACAAGTctgccggagacgacgagtacagcggcggcgccgggtaCAAGAAGtcaggcgccggcgccgacgactaCGATGGTGGCTACAAAAAGTCCACCCACGAGGACTACGGCCGCAACAAGTCCGCCACCGACGACTACGACcggagcggcgccggcggataCAAGAAGTccagcggcgacgacgagTACAGTGGCGGCGGGTACAAGAAGTCCGGTGGCGACGAGGAGTACAAGAAGTCtaccggcgacgacgacgagtaCAGCGGCGGCGGTTACAAGAAGTCCAcccccggcggcgacgacgacgagtcCGACAAGTacaggaaggaggagaaggagcacAAGCGTAAGGAGCATCTCGGCGAGATGggcaccctcgccgccggcgccttcgCCATG TACGAGAAGCACCAGGCGAAGAAGGACCCGGAGAACGCGCACAGGCACAAGATCGAGGAGGAAGTCGCCGCGGTGGCGGCCGTGGGCAGCGGCGGCTACGCGTTCCACGAGCAC